Proteins found in one Podarcis muralis chromosome 5, rPodMur119.hap1.1, whole genome shotgun sequence genomic segment:
- the LOC114599012 gene encoding calreticulin-like isoform X4 — MMDAILGADEWEKRWVQSKHRSDYGKFRVASGRFYGDREKDKGLKATEDTKYYAVSARFPPFNNEGQTLVLQYTVKYDQHVDCGGAYVKLYSADLVQEVMNEDSEYYIMFGPDICGEDKKIVQVIFNYKDDYYLIKKNITCEDWDQPERIPDPNVTKPDDWDEEMDGEWAPPSVPNPEYRGIWKPRIIKNPNYNGIWVQPLVDNPEYTPDPNLYKYFNISVIGLEILQGKSGTIFDNFLITNDEQYAEDAGNEMWGPTFEREWKRRQGQDVVYKKINENEEPKGKEGKKEKRKKKDRNVKDEL; from the exons ATGATGGACGCCATCTTGGGAGCCG ATGAATGGGAGAAACGGTGGGTTCAATCTAAACATAGATCTGATTATGGTAAATTTCGTGTTGCATCAGGAAGGTTTTATGGAGATAgagaaaaagataaag GTCTGAAGGCAACTGAAGACACTAAGTATTATGCAGTGTCAGCAAGGTTTCCGCCCTTCAACAATGAAGGTCAGACGTTAGTGCTTCAGTATACAGTAAAATATGACCAACATGTCGATTGTGGTGGTGCCTATGTTAAACTTTATTCTGCAGACCTGGTTCAAGAGGTTATGAATGAAGATTCTGAATATTATATTATGTTTG GTCCAGATATATGTGGAGAAGACAAAAAGATAGTGCAGGTTATCTTCAACTATAAAGATGATTATTACTTGATCAAAAAAAACATCACATGTGAG GATTGGGATCAGCCAGAAAGAATTCCTGACCCAAATGTCACGAAGCCAGATGACTGGGATGAAGAAATGGATGGAGAGTGGGCACCACCATCGGTTCCAAACCCGGAGTACAGA GGAATTTGGAAGCCCCGTATAATCAAAAATCCCAATTATAATGGCATATGGGTTCAGCCATTAGTTGATAATCCAGAATACACACCTGATCCTAATCTTTACAAGTATTTCAACATCAGTGTCATTGGTTTAGAAATTTTACAG GGAAAGTCTGGCACAATCTTTGACAATTTTCTTATCACAAATGATGAACAATATGCTGAAGATGCTGGGAATGAAATGTGGGGTCCCACATTT GAGAGAGAATGGAAGAGAAGACAGGGACAAGATGTTGTgtataaaaaaattaatgaaaacGAGGAACCGAAAGGAAAAGAaggcaagaaagaaaaaaggaagaaaaaagatcgCAATGTTAAAGATGAGCTCTAA
- the LOC114599012 gene encoding calreticulin-like isoform X3, with amino-acid sequence MMDAILGADEWEKRWVQSKHRSDYGKFRVASGRFYGDREKDKGLKATEDTKYYAVSARFPPFNNEGQTLVLQYTVKYDQHVDCGGAYVKLYSADLVQEVMNEDSEYYIMFGPDICGEDKKIVQVIFNYKDDYYLIKKNITCETDDFTHLYTLILRPDLTYEVKVDNYVAEAGYLEDDWDFLPPRKIVDHEMAKPDYWDERELIEDPMDKKPDDWDQPERIPDPNVTKPDDWDEEMDGEWAPPSVPNPEYRGKSGTIFDNFLITNDEQYAEDAGNEMWGPTFEREWKRRQGQDVVYKKINENEEPKGKEGKKEKRKKKDRNVKDEL; translated from the exons ATGATGGACGCCATCTTGGGAGCCG ATGAATGGGAGAAACGGTGGGTTCAATCTAAACATAGATCTGATTATGGTAAATTTCGTGTTGCATCAGGAAGGTTTTATGGAGATAgagaaaaagataaag GTCTGAAGGCAACTGAAGACACTAAGTATTATGCAGTGTCAGCAAGGTTTCCGCCCTTCAACAATGAAGGTCAGACGTTAGTGCTTCAGTATACAGTAAAATATGACCAACATGTCGATTGTGGTGGTGCCTATGTTAAACTTTATTCTGCAGACCTGGTTCAAGAGGTTATGAATGAAGATTCTGAATATTATATTATGTTTG GTCCAGATATATGTGGAGAAGACAAAAAGATAGTGCAGGTTATCTTCAACTATAAAGATGATTATTACTTGATCAAAAAAAACATCACATGTGAG ACCGATGACTTTACCCATCTCTACACTTTGATACTACGTCCAGATTTAACATATGAAGTGAAAGTTGATAATTATGTTGCTGAGGCTGGCTATCTAGAAGATGACTGGGActtccttcctccaaggaagatAGTTGATCATGAAATGGCAAAACCTGACTACTGGGATGAAAGGGAGCTTATTGAAGATCCCATGGACAAGAAACCAGAT GATTGGGATCAGCCAGAAAGAATTCCTGACCCAAATGTCACGAAGCCAGATGACTGGGATGAAGAAATGGATGGAGAGTGGGCACCACCATCGGTTCCAAACCCGGAGTACAGA GGAAAGTCTGGCACAATCTTTGACAATTTTCTTATCACAAATGATGAACAATATGCTGAAGATGCTGGGAATGAAATGTGGGGTCCCACATTT GAGAGAGAATGGAAGAGAAGACAGGGACAAGATGTTGTgtataaaaaaattaatgaaaacGAGGAACCGAAAGGAAAAGAaggcaagaaagaaaaaaggaagaaaaaagatcgCAATGTTAAAGATGAGCTCTAA
- the LOC114599012 gene encoding calreticulin-like isoform X2: MMDAILGADEWEKRWVQSKHRSDYGKFRVASGRFYGDREKDKGLKATEDTKYYAVSARFPPFNNEGPDICGEDKKIVQVIFNYKDDYYLIKKNITCETDDFTHLYTLILRPDLTYEVKVDNYVAEAGYLEDDWDFLPPRKIVDHEMAKPDYWDERELIEDPMDKKPDDWDQPERIPDPNVTKPDDWDEEMDGEWAPPSVPNPEYRGIWKPRIIKNPNYNGIWVQPLVDNPEYTPDPNLYKYFNISVIGLEILQGKSGTIFDNFLITNDEQYAEDAGNEMWGPTFEREWKRRQGQDVVYKKINENEEPKGKEGKKEKRKKKDRNVKDEL; this comes from the exons ATGATGGACGCCATCTTGGGAGCCG ATGAATGGGAGAAACGGTGGGTTCAATCTAAACATAGATCTGATTATGGTAAATTTCGTGTTGCATCAGGAAGGTTTTATGGAGATAgagaaaaagataaag GTCTGAAGGCAACTGAAGACACTAAGTATTATGCAGTGTCAGCAAGGTTTCCGCCCTTCAACAATGAAG GTCCAGATATATGTGGAGAAGACAAAAAGATAGTGCAGGTTATCTTCAACTATAAAGATGATTATTACTTGATCAAAAAAAACATCACATGTGAG ACCGATGACTTTACCCATCTCTACACTTTGATACTACGTCCAGATTTAACATATGAAGTGAAAGTTGATAATTATGTTGCTGAGGCTGGCTATCTAGAAGATGACTGGGActtccttcctccaaggaagatAGTTGATCATGAAATGGCAAAACCTGACTACTGGGATGAAAGGGAGCTTATTGAAGATCCCATGGACAAGAAACCAGAT GATTGGGATCAGCCAGAAAGAATTCCTGACCCAAATGTCACGAAGCCAGATGACTGGGATGAAGAAATGGATGGAGAGTGGGCACCACCATCGGTTCCAAACCCGGAGTACAGA GGAATTTGGAAGCCCCGTATAATCAAAAATCCCAATTATAATGGCATATGGGTTCAGCCATTAGTTGATAATCCAGAATACACACCTGATCCTAATCTTTACAAGTATTTCAACATCAGTGTCATTGGTTTAGAAATTTTACAG GGAAAGTCTGGCACAATCTTTGACAATTTTCTTATCACAAATGATGAACAATATGCTGAAGATGCTGGGAATGAAATGTGGGGTCCCACATTT GAGAGAGAATGGAAGAGAAGACAGGGACAAGATGTTGTgtataaaaaaattaatgaaaacGAGGAACCGAAAGGAAAAGAaggcaagaaagaaaaaaggaagaaaaaagatcgCAATGTTAAAGATGAGCTCTAA
- the LOC114599012 gene encoding calreticulin-like isoform X1, with protein MMDAILGADEWEKRWVQSKHRSDYGKFRVASGRFYGDREKDKGLKATEDTKYYAVSARFPPFNNEGQTLVLQYTVKYDQHVDCGGAYVKLYSADLVQEVMNEDSEYYIMFGPDICGEDKKIVQVIFNYKDDYYLIKKNITCETDDFTHLYTLILRPDLTYEVKVDNYVAEAGYLEDDWDFLPPRKIVDHEMAKPDYWDERELIEDPMDKKPDDWDQPERIPDPNVTKPDDWDEEMDGEWAPPSVPNPEYRGIWKPRIIKNPNYNGIWVQPLVDNPEYTPDPNLYKYFNISVIGLEILQGKSGTIFDNFLITNDEQYAEDAGNEMWGPTFEREWKRRQGQDVVYKKINENEEPKGKEGKKEKRKKKDRNVKDEL; from the exons ATGATGGACGCCATCTTGGGAGCCG ATGAATGGGAGAAACGGTGGGTTCAATCTAAACATAGATCTGATTATGGTAAATTTCGTGTTGCATCAGGAAGGTTTTATGGAGATAgagaaaaagataaag GTCTGAAGGCAACTGAAGACACTAAGTATTATGCAGTGTCAGCAAGGTTTCCGCCCTTCAACAATGAAGGTCAGACGTTAGTGCTTCAGTATACAGTAAAATATGACCAACATGTCGATTGTGGTGGTGCCTATGTTAAACTTTATTCTGCAGACCTGGTTCAAGAGGTTATGAATGAAGATTCTGAATATTATATTATGTTTG GTCCAGATATATGTGGAGAAGACAAAAAGATAGTGCAGGTTATCTTCAACTATAAAGATGATTATTACTTGATCAAAAAAAACATCACATGTGAG ACCGATGACTTTACCCATCTCTACACTTTGATACTACGTCCAGATTTAACATATGAAGTGAAAGTTGATAATTATGTTGCTGAGGCTGGCTATCTAGAAGATGACTGGGActtccttcctccaaggaagatAGTTGATCATGAAATGGCAAAACCTGACTACTGGGATGAAAGGGAGCTTATTGAAGATCCCATGGACAAGAAACCAGAT GATTGGGATCAGCCAGAAAGAATTCCTGACCCAAATGTCACGAAGCCAGATGACTGGGATGAAGAAATGGATGGAGAGTGGGCACCACCATCGGTTCCAAACCCGGAGTACAGA GGAATTTGGAAGCCCCGTATAATCAAAAATCCCAATTATAATGGCATATGGGTTCAGCCATTAGTTGATAATCCAGAATACACACCTGATCCTAATCTTTACAAGTATTTCAACATCAGTGTCATTGGTTTAGAAATTTTACAG GGAAAGTCTGGCACAATCTTTGACAATTTTCTTATCACAAATGATGAACAATATGCTGAAGATGCTGGGAATGAAATGTGGGGTCCCACATTT GAGAGAGAATGGAAGAGAAGACAGGGACAAGATGTTGTgtataaaaaaattaatgaaaacGAGGAACCGAAAGGAAAAGAaggcaagaaagaaaaaaggaagaaaaaagatcgCAATGTTAAAGATGAGCTCTAA